The stretch of DNA CAACGGGACGGCCGTGGCCCTTGAGGCGGCCGATGCGTGCGGGGCGCGCGGACATCCGGTCTGCGACGACGGACCAGTCGACCAGGCCGGTCTCGACCATCGTCTCCTGGACGACGGAGAGCGCGGTCTCCAGACCGACCATGCCCATGGCGGCCGCGGCCCACTCGCAGTCCTTGTCCTCGTGCGGGTGCGGGGCGTGGTCGGTGGCGACGCAGTCGATCGTGCCGTCGGCCAGGGCCTCGCGCAGCGCCATGACGTCGGCCTTGGTGCGCAGCGGCGGGTTCACCTTGTAGACCGGGTTGTAGGAGCGGACCAGGTCCTCGGTGAGCAGGAGGTGGTGCGGGGTGACCTCGGCGGTGACGTTCCAGCCCTTGGACTTGGCCCAGCGCACCAGCTCCACCGAACCGGCCGTGGAGAGGTGACAGATGTGCACGCGGGAGCCGACGTGGGCGGCGAGCAGGACATCGCGGGCGATGATCGATTCCTCGGCGACGGCGGGCCACCCGCCGAGGCCGAGCTCGGCGGAGACGACGCCCTCGTTCATCTCCGCCCCCTCGGTCAGCCGGGGCTCCTGGGCGTGCTGGGCGACGACCCCGTCGAACGCCTTCACGTACTCCAGGGCGCGCCGCATGATGACGGCGTCGTCGACGCACTTGCCGTCGTCGGAGAAGACCCGCACGCCCGCGGCGCTGTCGTGCATCGCGCCCAGCTCCGCGAGCTGCTTGCCCGCGAGGCCGACGGTGACGGCCCCGACGGGCTGGACGTCGCAGTAGCCGGACTCCTTGCCGAGCCGCCACACCTGCTCGACCACTCCGGCGGTGTCGGCCACGGGGAAGGTGTTGGCCATCGCGTGCACAGCGGTGAACCCGCCGACAGCGGCGGCCCTGGTGCCGGTCAGGACGGTCTCCGAGTCCTCGCGTCCCGGCTCGCGCAGATGGGTGTGGAGGTCGACCAGGCCCGGCAGCAGGACCTGTCCTTCGGCCTCGATGACGGTGGCGCCCTCGGCGTCGAGGCCGCTGCCGACCGAGGCGATGGTCTCGCCGTCGATCAGGACGTCCTGGGTCTCTTTGCCCAGCACGCGCGCGCCCCGGATAAGGATCTTGCTCATGGTTCTACTTCTCCTCGGAGGCGGTGGAGGCGCTGTGCTCGGAGCGCGGGGAATGGGTGCCGGCCTGGGCCTGGTGGGCGGCCTCGGACTCGTTGCCGCCCAGCAGCAGGTAGAGGACTGCCATCCGGATCGATACGCCGTTGGTGACCTGTTCGAGGACGGTGCAGCGGTCGGAGTCGGCGACCTCGGCGGTGATCTCCATGCCACGGACCATCGGACCCGGGTGCATCACGATGGCGTCGCCCGGCATCCTGGCCATGCGCTCGCCGTCGAGGCCGTAGCGCCGCGAGTACTCGCGCTCGGTCGGGAAGAAGGCGGCGTTCATCCGTTCGCGCTGGACCCGCAGCATCATCACGGCGTCCGTCTTGGGCAGGACCCGGTCGAGGTCGTAGGAGACCTCGCAGGGCCACTCCCCGACGCCGATGGGCAGCAGGGTGGGCGGGGCGACAAGGGTGACCTCCGCGCCGAGCGTGTGCAGCAGGTCGACATTGGACCGGGCCACACGGCTGTGCAGGATGTCGCCGACGACGGTGACCCGGCGGCCCGTGAGGTCCTGGCCGAGTCCCGTGTCCCTGCCGATGAGCCTGCGGCGCATGGTGAAGGCGTCGAGGAGCGCCTGGGTGGGGTGCTGGTGGGTGCCGTCACCCGCGTTGATCACGGCGGCGTCGATCCAGCCTGAGGTGGCGAGCCGGTAGGGGGCGCCGGAGGCACCGTGCCTGATGACGACCGCGTCCACGCCCATCGCTTCGAGCGTCTGGGCGGTGTCCTTCAGCGATTCGCCCTTGGAGACGGACGAGCCCTTGGCGGTGAAGTTGATGACGTCGGCGGAGAGCCGCTTCTCCGCGGCCTCGAAGGAGATGCGGGTCCTGGTCGAGTCCTCGAAGAAGAGGTTGACCACGGTACGGCCGCGCAGGGTCGGCAGTTTCTTGATGGGCCGGTCGGCCACCCGCGCCATTTCCTCGGCTGTGTCGAGGATGAGGACGGCGTCGTCGCGGGTGAGGTCGGCGGCCGAGATGAGGTGACGCATCATCTTGGGCTCCAGGGAGGGCAAGCAGGAGATCTTGGCGAATTCGGCGGTTTCGGGCATACGGGCGCACGGTCACCCGGTCGGAGCAGCGGGGTCGTCCGGAGTTCGGGTACTACTGCTCGCCGGTGGCCGGAGCGCTGTTCGCCGCACCGGGAATCCCGAGCAGCACGGCGTCCCTGCCGTCCTCCTCGGCGAGCTGGACCTTGACCGTCTCCCGCAGCGACGTGGGGAGGTTCTTGCCGACGTAATCGGCTCGGATGGGCAGCTCACGGTGGCCGCGGTCGACGAGAACGGCGAGCTGGACGGCGCGCGGCCTGCCGATGTCACCTAGGGCGTCGAGGGCGGCGCGGATGGTGCGGCCCGAGAAGAGAACGTCGTCGACGAGGACGACCAGACGGCCGTCCACGCCGTCCACGGGGATGTCGGTGCGCCCGATCGCGCGGGCGGGCTTCATCCGCAGGTCGTCGCGGTACATCGTGATGTCGAGCGAGCCGACGGGGATGGCCCGGCCGGTGATCTCCTGGAGCTTGGCGGCCAGCCGGCGGGCGAGGAAGACGCCCCGCGTCGGAATGCCGAGCAGCACGACGTCGTCGGCGCCTTTGGCGCGCTCCACGATCTCGTGCGCGATACGGGTCATGACCCGTGCGATGTCGGGGCCCTCAAGGACAGGGCGCGCCTCGTCGGGGTTCTTGGTGTCCATAAAAACGGACCTCCTTCTCCGCCTCTCTGGACGGTTCTTAAAGGACGTCGGAATTGCGCCACCCACGGTACCAGTAGTGACAATGGCCCTGGTCACCCCCCGTCCAGGGAGGCGGTCCCGACCGTTCGGCTTGACGCATCCAAGTAACGCTGCGTAACCTCACAGTGAGTTACCAGTCTTCGTCCGGGGAGCTATATGTCCAGCGAATACGCCAAACAGCTCGGGGCCAAGCTCCGAGCGATCCGCACCCAGCAGGGCCTCTCCCTCCATGGAGTCGAGGAGAAGTCGCAGGGACGCTGGAAGGCAGTCGTGGTCGGTTCGTACGAGCGCGGCGACCGTGCGGTGACGGTGCAGCGCCTCGCCGAGCTGGCCGATTTCTACGGTGTGCCCGTCCAGGAGCTGCTGCCGGGGACGACGCCGGGCGGAGCGGCCGAGCCGCCTCCGAAGCTCGTGCTCGACCTGGAGCGTCTCGCCCACGTCCCCGCGGAGAAGGCGGGCCCGTTGCAGCGGTACGCGGCGACGATCCAGTCCCAGCGCGGCGACTACAACGGCAAGGTGCTGTCGATCCGCCAGGACGACCTGCGCACCCTCGCCGTCATCTACGACCAGTCGCCCTCGGTCCTGACCGAGCAGCTCATCAGCTGGGGCGTACTCGACGCGGACGCGCGGCGCGCGGTCGCCCACGAGGACAACTGAGACACGACCTCTTCTCGCGAGCTGGTGGCTGGCCGGAGAAACGTCACACCGAGGGGCGGACCCGTAACGCGGGTCCGCCCCTCGGTGTTTTGGTGCCTTCCCGCGCCCTGAGGCCCGGTGTGACGAGTGCGGCCCCTGGGGCGGCCGAGAGGGGCGCGGCGCGGCCCGCAGCCCCGGAGACGGCCTCTCAGAGCCGCCGTAAGCATGGAGGTGCGGGGCGGGGACGCCTCGGGCCCGGCCCCCGGGGACGCCTCGGGCCCGGCGCGGGACATCTCCCGTGCCGGGCCCGATGGCCGGCGATACCCGCGCCCGGCGGGTCCTACGCCTCGCGGCGCAGCGTCGGCTTCAGCTCCTTGAAGCGGCCGAGCATGCCGTTCACGAAGGTCGGCGACTCGTCCGTGGAGAACTCCTTGGCGAGTTCGACCGCCTCGTCGATGACCACGGCGTCCGGCGTCCCGTCGACCCAGATCAGCTCGTAGGCGCCGAGCCTGAGGATATTGCGGTCGACGACCGGCATCCGGTCGAGCGTCCAGTCGACGGCGTACTGCGAGATCAGGTCGTCGATACGCGACCGGTAACCGGCGTATCCCTCGACCAGCTCCATCGTGTACTCGCTGACCGGGGGCTGCCGGGTGTCCGTCCTGGCGTGCCTGACCCAGTCGGCGAGCACGGTGACCACGTCGGTACCGCGCTGGTCCGCCTCGAAGAGGATCTGGAACGCCCGCTTGCGGGCCGTATTACGGGCAGCCACGGTTAGCTGTTCACCCGGCCGAGGTAGTCGCCCGTGCGGGTGTCGACCTTGATCTTCTCACCGGTGGTGATGAAGAGCGGGACGGAGATCGAGTGGCCGGTCTCCAGCTCGGCGGGCTTGGTGCCACCGGTGGAGCGGTCGCCCTGAACACCGGGCTCGGTCTCGGCGATCACGAGCTCGACAGCGGCGGGCAGCTCGACGTAGAGGGGGTTGCCCTCGTACATCGCGACGACGGCCTCGAACCCCTCAAGGAGGTAGTTGGCGGCGTCGCCGACGACCTTCGGGTCGATGTGGACCTGGTCGTAGGTGTCCATGTCCATGAAGACGAAGTACTCGCCGTCCTTGTACGAGTACTGCATACCGCGCTTGTCGACGTTGGCCGTCTCGACCTTGACGCCGGCGTTGAACGTCTTGTCGACGACCTTGCCGGAGAGCACGTTCTTGAGCTTGGTGCGCACGAAGGCCGGGCCCTTGCCGGGCTTGACGTGCTGGAACTCGACGACGGACCAGAGCTGGCCGTTGTCGAGCTTGAGCACCATGCCGTTCTTGAGGTCGTTCGTGGAAGCCACGGTTGCGGAATCTCCTGGACGATGGGTTCTCCCTCGTGCCGTCGGGGCCACGGGGGAGCTGGTGGACGACCCAGGAGACGGCGCGCTCAGAGCGCGAGCAGCTCCTTGGTCGTGATGGTGAGTAGCTCGGGTCCGCCGTCCGCCTCCGGGCGGACGACAAGTGTGTCATCGATCCTGACACCGCCCCGGCCCGGGAGGTGGACCCCCGGTTCGACGGTGACCGGCACACAAGCGTCCAGTTTACCCATGGCGGCGGGAGCGAACTGCGGGTCCTCGTCGATTTCCAGTCCTACACCATGTCCCATCAGTGCGGGCAGCCCCTCCGCGTACCCCGCCGAGGTCAGCACCTGGCGGACCGCCCGGTCGACGTCCCGGCAGGCCACACCCGGCACCAGGGCCTCGCGGCCCGCCCGTTGGGCGGCGAACACCAGGTCGTACAGCTCGATCTGCCACTCCTCGGGAGCCGTCCCGATCACGAACGTACGTCCGATCTCGCAGAGGTAGCCTCGGTAGCCGGCGCCGAGACAGACGGTGAGGAAGTCGCCCTCCTCGACCCTGCGGTCGGTGGGGCGGTGCCCGGACACTCCCGCGTTGGGTCCTGTGCCGACCGAGGTCGGGAAGGCCGCCCCGTCGGCGCCGTGGTCGACGAGACGGCGCTCCAGCTCCAGTGCGAGATGGCGTTCGGTGCGGCCCACCAGAATCGATTCGAGGAGCTCCCCGAGGGCCTGGTCGACGATCTCCGCCGCGATGCGCAGGCAGGAGATCTCCTCCTCGTCCTTGACCAGCCTGAGCTGCTCCACAGCGCGCCCGAGGTCGGTGAGGCGGAGCCCTTCCGCTGCGGAGCCGAGAGCGCGGTGCCTGGCCACGGTCAGGTCGTGCTCCTCGACCGCGATCGTCTCCGCTCCGAGGCGTACGGCGAGACCGGCCGCGGCGACGGCGGCGTCCGCGTCGGGCGCGGGCAGCAGCGTGACCCGCAGCGCCTCGTCCGGCCGTCCCTCGTCCTGCCGGCCGGTGGGCTGCCTGGCGCAGAGCAGTACGTCCTCACCGGGCTGTTCCGGGCCGAGGAAGAGGACCGCGCCCCGCGGCGCCGCTCCCGTCAGGTAGCGGACGTTGGCGGGGCGGGAGATGACGGCGGCACCGCTGCCCACCGCCGTGTACCGCTCCCTGAGCCGTTCCCTGCGTGCCGCGTACACCTCTGCCATGGGCCGAGCCTATGAGCGGTGGCGGGCCGGGGCCGGTTCAGCGCGTCCGACCGGGCGGCGGCCGACACGAGGACACGGGACGGGCCGCCCCCGCGCCGCGCCACGTCACCACTGGGGAGGGCTCGCGATGGCGCGGGCCAGCACGTCGTCCAGTACGCGGGCGGTGTCGGCCACGTCGAGGTGGGAGTTGTCGATGATGGGGAGCCCCGACCCGTACCAGCCGGCCATCCGCCCGTGGATGCTGGCGACCTCCTCGTCGGTGAGCCGGCGGTTGCCCCTGCGAGCGGCGTTGCGCTCCAGGACGATCTCCAGGCCCGGCAGGAGCACCACGGGCAGCAGGCCGGGGCCGACGTGCCGCTTCCAGCCGCCGAGCCCCACCACGGGGCGGTCGGGGAAGACCGCGTCGTCGAGGATGCAGGAGATCCCGTTGGCGAGGAAGTTGCGGGCCGCGAAACCGCAGGTGCGGCGGGCCAGCCGGTACTGCGCCTCCGAGTGGTCGTTCCACCCGGTCTGCGGGTCGGCGAAGCCCGAGTGCACCCATTCGCGTACGTCGTCGAGGCTGATGTGGGCCGTGGGGACGCCCCTGCGCGCCGCCCAGTGCTTGGCGACGGTGGTCTTGCCCGCGCCCGCGGGACCGATGAGCAGGACGGCGAGGGTGGTGGCGCCCGTGTCGGCGTGGCCTGGGCCCTGCGGCGGTCTCGGCATGGCGACAGGCCCGCCGGGCGGGAGCTGTACGTGCCCGGTGGTGTCGGGGACGGGCGGGACCCGGGGCGGGGGCGGGCCGGGTGGCGCCGGGGCATGGTGGTGCGGGGCGGGCCCGGGGTTGGCGGGAGGCCCAGGGTGACGCGGAACGGGAGCCGGGGCGCCGGGCGGCGGCGGCAGATGTCCCGCGGCCGGCGGCGGCCCGCCGTTCCCGCCGGGTGGCGGCAGCGCGCTGCCGGGCGGCGGTGGAGGGCCGCCGTGCGGCGGCGGCTGCTGGTCGGCCGTCCATATCGGGTAGGGAACCGGCGGGGGGCCGGAGGGGAGCTGGGCGTGACGCCACCCTTCGGGCGGCGGCGGCTCGGACCCCGCTGCGTGATGCATCCGGTGCCACTCCGTCTCGTACAGGCGACTGGCGCCGGGCGGAAGGAACTTGGGCCTGCCCCCGGCTTTCGGCGCGGGAGGCTTCCCCGCCGTTATCGAACGGTACAGTCCCCGGCCGCTGTTGTGTGAAACAGCCGGGACCGTACGGACGCCGGGGCCCGCCGGGGCCGGTCGTTCCCGATGAGGTGGCCGCTGAGGGCTTTTCCTTGTCGGGCCGGGCGGGCACGGGCCCTGACCACGCCGCTGCCGCGGACCTCCGCGACCGTCGGCCGCCGTCGCGGGCACCCCGGAGGTTGCCCGCGCCCGGCACCCGGTGCCGTGCGGCCTACGGTCGCCGTGTCCCCGCCTCCGCACCCGAAGGCGGGGACGCGGAGGCGCGGAGACACGGAGGCGGGTGGGTCAGCCCGAGACCTCGCCGTAGGCGGCGAGCAGCACCGCCGGGTCGGGGCCTTCCAGGACGGCGGGCTTGCCGAGTCCGTCGAGGACGATGAAGCGGAGCACGTCGCCCCTGGATTTCTTGTCGACCTTCATGTTCTCCACCAAGCGCGGCCACTGGTCGCCCCGGTAGGTGAGCGGCAGCCCCACCGACTCAAGGACGGCCCGGTGCCGGTCGGCCGTGGCGTCGTCGAGGCGGCCGGCGAAACGGCCCAGCTCCGCGGCGAAGACCAGGCCCACGGAGACGGCCGCGCCGTGGCGCCACTTGTAGCGCTCGTTCTTCTCGATGGCGTGGGCGAGCGTGTGCCCGTAGTTGAGGGTCTCGCGCGCCCCGGACTCCTTGAGGTCGCCGGAGACGACATCGGCCTTGACCTGGATGGAGCGCACGATCAGCTCGGCGGTGTGCGGGCCCTCGGGGGTGCGGGCCGCGGCCGGGTCGGACTCGATGAGGTCGAGGATGACCGGGTCGGCGATGAAGCCGGCCTTGATGACCTCGGCGAGCCCGCTGACGAAGTCGTTGACGGGCAGCGAGTCCAGGGCGGCCAGGTCGCAGAGCACACCGGCCGGCGGGTGGAAGGCGCCCACGAGGTTCTTGCCCTCGGCGGTGTTGATGCCGGTCTTGCCGCCGACGGCCGCGTCGACCATGCCGAGCACGGTGGTGGGCACGGCGATCCAGCGCACCCCGCGCAGCCAGCTGGCCGCGACGAATCCGGCGAGGTCGGTGGAGGCCCCGCCGCCGACGCCCACGATGACGTCGCTGCGGGTGAAGCCCGACTGGCCGAGCGCCTTCCAGCAGTAGGCGGCGACCTCTGCGGTCTTGGCCTCCTCCGCGTTGGGCACCTGGATGGCGACGGCCTCGTAGCCCTGGCCCGCCAGATCCTCACGCAGCGCCTCACCGGTCTCGGCGAGCGCCTCGGGGTGGATGACGGCGACGCGCTTGGCCCGGGTGCCGATCAGTCCTGGCAGTTCGCCGAGGAGCTGACGGCCGACCAGGACCTCGTACGGGTCCGTGCCCGCCGTGCCCGCGACCTGGATACGGGTCGGGGCGGCAGGGCTCTCAGGGGTGTTCGAGGTCACGCTTCCTTCAACTCCAGTACGTCGAGGATCGCCTGGGCGACCTCTTCCGGGGTGCGGTCGTCGGTGGCGACGACGGCACGGGCGACTTCGGTGTACAGCCCGCGGCGCGCGTCCATCAGCTCACGCCACTGCCGGCGCGGGTTGACGGCGAGCAGCGGGCGCGCGGTGGCGAGGCCGGTGCGCTTGACCGCCTCCTCCACCTCCATGGAGAGGTAGACGACAGGCAGCCCGGACAGCAGGGCGCGGGTCGACCCGTCGAGGACGGCGCCGCCTCCGAGGGCGAGGACGCCGTCGTGCTCCTCGATCGCCCCGCGCACCGCGGCGCGCTCCAGCTCGCGGAAGAAGGCCTCTCCCTCGTCGACGAAGATGTCGGCGATGGTGCGGTCCTGCGAGGTGACGATGTCCGCGTCGGTGTCGCGATAGGTGGTGCCCAGCCGTTCGGCGAGGAGTTCACCGACGGTCGACTTGCCCACACCCATGGGCCCGACCAGGACGATCAGAGGGCCGGTCACCGGATCTGGAGGTTGTCGAGGTAGGAACCGACGTTACGGCGGGTCTCGGGAACACTGTCCCCGCCGAACTTCTCGGCCACCGCGTCCGCCAGCACCAGCGCCACCATCGCCTCCGCGACGATCCCCGCCGCGGGTACCGCGCACACGTCGGAACGCTGGTGATGTGCCTGCGTCGCCTCACCGGTCGCCACATCCACCGTCGCCAGGGCACGCGGCACCGTGGCGATCGGCTTCATCGCGGCCCGCACGCGCAGCAGCTCACCCGTGGTCAGCCCGCCCTCGGTCCCGCCGGAGCGGCCCGACGTGCGCCGGATACCGTCCTCGGTGCGCACGATCTCGTCGTGCGCCTGCGAACCGGGCACCCGTGCCAGGTCGAAACCGTCGCCGACCTCCACGCCCTTGATGGCCTGGATGCCCATGAGGGCGGCGGCGAGCCGCGCGTCCAGCCTGCGGTCCCAGTGGACATGCGAACCGAGCCCCACCGGCACGCCGTAGGCCAGTACCTCGACCACGCCGCCGAGGGTGTCGCCGTCCTTGTGGGCCTGGTCGATCTCCTCGACCATGGCCCGGCTCGCGTCCGGGTCGAGACAGCGCACGGGGTCGGCGTCGAGCCGCTCCACGTCGCCGGGGACCGGGTACACACCGTACGGCGCCTTGGCCGAGGCCAGCTCCGTCACGTGGCTGACGATCTCGATCCCGGCGGTCTCCCGCAGGTACGAACGGGCGACCGCGCCCAGGGCGACCCTGGCCGCCGTCTCCCGCGCCGAGGCGCGCTCAAGGACCGGCCGGGCCTCGGCGAATCCGTACTTCTGCATCCCCGCGAGGTCGGCGTGGCCGGGGCGCGGACGCGTCAGCGGAGCGTTGCGCGCGGACTCCGCCAGCACGGCCGGATCCACGGGATCGGCCGACATGACCTTCTCCCACTTCGGCCACTCCGTGTTGCCGACCATGACCGCGACCGGCGAACCCATCGTCAGGCCGTGCCTGACCCCGCCGAGGAAGGTGACCTCGTCACGCTCGAACTTCATCCGCGCGCCGCGCCCATAGCCCAGCCGGCGCCGCGCGAGGTGGTCGGCGACCATGTCTGTGGTGATCGGCACGCCGGCGGGAAGACCCTCCAGCGTCGCCACGAGTGCGGGTCCGTGCGACTCCCCCGCGGTCAGCCAACGCAGCCTGCTCAACGGTGCTCCTCCTGCTCGCGCGCTGAAACTGCAGCGGCGCGACCGGGTGCGCGGCCCTGGCCCGCCGTCCCCGATCCTCCCATGCCGCCGTACGGCACCGGCGTCCTGTCCGGCCCCCGGACGCGGATTCCGCCGCGCGTGGCGGAGGGCGGCCGTGGAGGAGTACGCACCGCGGCCGCGAACAGGCCACGCCCGTAACGGAACCGCCCGCGCGAAGGCCCCGTCCCGTGCGATCTGTCACATCCGCCGGCCGGTGTCAGCCGTTACCGCAGCGCGTCGAGCCCCGCCTGCCGCATCGCGGCCAGGGGCGAACGCGAATCGCCCGTGAACAGCCCGAACTGGTGGACGGCCTGATGGACGAGGAGGTCGAGTCCGCTGAGCACCGCTCCGCCCCGCTGCTGCCACGCGGCGGCGAGCGCTGTGGGCCAGGGGTCGTACAGCACATCGAAGAGGGTGCCGACCTCGGACGGCAGCCGCTCCTTCAGCGTGTCCGTGGCGCCCTTCGGCGTGGTGGCGACGACGAGCGGGCTCTCGAAGGCGGCCTGCGCCTGCGACCAGTCGACGGTCTTGACGTTGACGCCGAGACGTTCGCCCCATCCCCGCATCTCGGCCGCCCTGGCCTCGCTGCGTACGTACGCGACGATGTCCTGGACACCGAGCCCGGAGAGGGCGGCCACGGCGGAGGACGCCGTCGCTCCCGCTCCCAGGATCGAGGCGCTGTCCACCGCCCCTACCCCGGACTCCCGCAGGGCGGCCACGAGTCCGGGGATGTCGGTGTTGTCGCCGATCCGCCGCCCATCGCCGGTGAGGACGACCGTGTTGACGGCCTCCACCGAGGCCGCCGTGTCGCTGATCTCGTCCAGCAGCGGCATCACCGCGCGCTTGAGCGGCATGGTCAGGGACAGCCCCGCCCACTCGGGGCCGAGCCCTTCGAGGAAGCCGGGCAGGGCCTCCTCGTCGATCTCGAAGCGGTCGTAGGACCACGCGCCGAGCCCGAGGGCGGCGAACGCCGCCCGGTGCAGGACAGGGGAGAGCGAATGGGCGATGGGCGAGCCGAGGACGGCGGCGCGTCGCGGGCCGGCGGGCTCGGTCGCCCTAGTTCTGTCGGTCATTGAATTCCCGCACCAGCTTGTCGTGCTCCGCCAGGGTCTTGGCGAATTCGGTCTTGTCGCCGTCGACGGAGACGAAGAACATCCAGTGACCCGCGTCGGGGTGGATGGCCGCGTTCAGTGCTTCCTCACCAGGATTGCTGATCGGCCCCGGCGGAAGTCCCTTGTTGACGTACGTGTTGTACGGGTCGTTGAAACTCCGGATCTCCGCGACCGAGATATTGATCTTGCTCTGCTTCTTCGCGTAATTGTAGGTGGAGTCGAATTCGAGCTTCTGATTGGTGACCATGTTGGACGTCTTGAGGCGGTTGTAGACGACCGCGGCCATCTTCTTGAAGTCCTCATGAGTCTTGCCCTCGGCCTGCACGAGGCTGCCTACGGTAAGGACGTCGAGCGGGTCGTCGAGATGCAGCTTCTTGGCCTTGCCCGCCAGATCGAATTCGGTGAACTGCTGGTTGGCCTCTTCGACCATCCGCTTGAGGACCTCACCCGGCTTCTCGTCCTTGTCGACCGGATAGCTCGACGGGTAGAGGAACCCTTCCAACGGGTCCTTGATGTCCTCGTGGGAGTCCGCCCATTTGGGCAGGCCGAATTTCTTCCAGTCCGACTTGGCGACCTCGGCGGTCGTGCCTTTTTTGAGTGCGAGCCGTTTGTCGATCTGCTCGTACACCCAGGAGCTGCGGGCACCCTCGGGCACGATGAGGTTGTTTCGGCTCTTCGGGTTCAGCATGAGTTCGACGGCGCTCGCCGCGGACATCTTCTTCTGCATGGAGTAGACGCCGGGCTGAATCGTCTTGCCCTTGGGATTGCTCTGCTGCGCGGCGACGAAAGCGTCCGAACTCTTGACAACGCCTTTGTCCCTGAGCCGGTTGGCGATGTCGTAGCCGACGGCGTCCCTGGGGATCACCACCGTCACAACGCTGCCGTTACCGGAGCCCGAGAAGTCCTCTGCCGGGCCGAAGCGGGCATCCCAGAACTGGTACCCGTAATAAGCGACAGCGCCACCGCCGCCGAGCAGGACGACCGAGACCACCAGACAGGCGCAGCCGCTGCGGCGCTTTTTCGGCTTGCCGCCGCGTCCTTTGCCGCGGCCGCGCCGGTCGGATTCCTCTTCCTCCGTGTCCCGGCCGTCGTCACCGTCGCTCGCGAAGAACGCGTGTTCGGGTTCGTTCGGTTCCGGGTCCCAGTCGTGGC from Streptomyces tsukubensis encodes:
- the aroC gene encoding chorismate synthase; amino-acid sequence: MSRLRWLTAGESHGPALVATLEGLPAGVPITTDMVADHLARRRLGYGRGARMKFERDEVTFLGGVRHGLTMGSPVAVMVGNTEWPKWEKVMSADPVDPAVLAESARNAPLTRPRPGHADLAGMQKYGFAEARPVLERASARETAARVALGAVARSYLRETAGIEIVSHVTELASAKAPYGVYPVPGDVERLDADPVRCLDPDASRAMVEEIDQAHKDGDTLGGVVEVLAYGVPVGLGSHVHWDRRLDARLAAALMGIQAIKGVEVGDGFDLARVPGSQAHDEIVRTEDGIRRTSGRSGGTEGGLTTGELLRVRAAMKPIATVPRALATVDVATGEATQAHHQRSDVCAVPAAGIVAEAMVALVLADAVAEKFGGDSVPETRRNVGSYLDNLQIR
- the mltG gene encoding endolytic transglycosylase MltG — its product is MTEYGRGQGSEPWHPEDPLYGDQGWGQQYAPGENAPYGGQQQYYPQTQQHPQQQPVQHSDWNQAPPPGNQQPGYEQQGYGPQGYQQGYDQQNYGQQGHGGQGQAPYGQQSYGDPYSQAQHEGGQQPYQGGQQQPYQGGQPLGGGWDTGNQQIPFHSDPLDPYGNQPTAYEAEGPDPYGTPEAYPPPEPPGRRRTVPEQGHDWDPEPNEPEHAFFASDGDDGRDTEEEESDRRGRGKGRGGKPKKRRSGCACLVVSVVLLGGGGAVAYYGYQFWDARFGPAEDFSGSGNGSVVTVVIPRDAVGYDIANRLRDKGVVKSSDAFVAAQQSNPKGKTIQPGVYSMQKKMSAASAVELMLNPKSRNNLIVPEGARSSWVYEQIDKRLALKKGTTAEVAKSDWKKFGLPKWADSHEDIKDPLEGFLYPSSYPVDKDEKPGEVLKRMVEEANQQFTEFDLAGKAKKLHLDDPLDVLTVGSLVQAEGKTHEDFKKMAAVVYNRLKTSNMVTNQKLEFDSTYNYAKKQSKINISVAEIRSFNDPYNTYVNKGLPPGPISNPGEEALNAAIHPDAGHWMFFVSVDGDKTEFAKTLAEHDKLVREFNDRQN
- a CDS encoding shikimate dehydrogenase, translating into MTDRTRATEPAGPRRAAVLGSPIAHSLSPVLHRAAFAALGLGAWSYDRFEIDEEALPGFLEGLGPEWAGLSLTMPLKRAVMPLLDEISDTAASVEAVNTVVLTGDGRRIGDNTDIPGLVAALRESGVGAVDSASILGAGATASSAVAALSGLGVQDIVAYVRSEARAAEMRGWGERLGVNVKTVDWSQAQAAFESPLVVATTPKGATDTLKERLPSEVGTLFDVLYDPWPTALAAAWQQRGGAVLSGLDLLVHQAVHQFGLFTGDSRSPLAAMRQAGLDALR